Proteins co-encoded in one Papaver somniferum cultivar HN1 chromosome 5, ASM357369v1, whole genome shotgun sequence genomic window:
- the LOC113281157 gene encoding uncharacterized protein LOC113281157 codes for MDAGGCVYLDVKLQVEDVCQETATCQQKKTDLEASWKGTLGGSYSSSFKEEARRRYQRWMQEKLEEEAKSGRHVQSVLTEREMNIGGATKGGGRTMQSQGAWKLYAVSSLLEFFGPNRWRTMPYTKLRLRINTTTLQNLSKPHSPPLGPFQAKDTKAKSESPQDSRLLMKERGRTTFAFTSHLD; via the exons ATGGATGCAGGTGGATGCGTGTATCTAGATGTTAAATTGCAGGTTGAAGATGTATGTCAGGAAACTGCAACTTGTCAACAAAAAAAGACCGACCTTGAAG CATCATGGAAAGGCACGTTGGGCGGTTCATATAGTTCAAGTTTCAAGGAGGAAGCACGGAGAAGATATCAACGTTGGATGCAGGAGAAATTAGAAGAAGAAGCTAAGAGTG GAAGGCATGTGCAGAGTGTCTTAACAGAGAGAGAAATGAACATAGGAGGGGCTACCAAAGGTGGAGGGAGAACAATGCAGAGCCAG GGAGCCTGGAAGTTGTATGCTGTCTCATCACTACTCGAATTTTTTGGGCCTAATAG GTGGAGAACAATGCCATATACAAAGTTGAGATTAAG AATAAATACAACCACGTTGCAGAATCTGAGCAAACCTCACTCTCCACCTCTTGGCCCATTCCAGGCCAAAGATACCAAGGCCAAATCTGAAAGCCCCCAAGACTCTCGGCTTCTGATGAAGGAAAGGGGTCGAACTACTTTTGCCTTTACCTCTCATTTGGATTAA
- the LOC113278844 gene encoding uncharacterized protein LOC113278844, whose product MGIWLTEREEISEELKRHFFSTSRTTNPPDPASYLNDVSSCITSADNDMLTAIPTAEEVRRIVFDMKPWTTPGPDGFPPGFYQLMWDTVGPDVVNMVKAFIHSHHVLKQLNHNFTALIPKNNNPKAFIAGRQIQDNIIIAHEVTHSMKKTKAKDGGIAIKLDMSKAFDRIEWKFLIENLKKLGFSDAWCEMIEECISTVSTSILLNGAPDDCLIFIKARNKDARNLAAIIEQFSKYSGQAVNFDKSAIAFSVKVPPNVKIDLSNILQIKRMSLQEKYLGVPLLLQKHKAESFTHLLDNYRGNLAPWKSKFIAAPGKTVLTQTVLGSMANHHLSVFPMPTSITAKMDSIQMNFWWGKQESGGGIYPKGWNDIALPKVLGGLNMRKLRHQSHTYMH is encoded by the exons ATGGGGATTTGGTTAACTGAAAGAGAAGAGATATCTGAAGAACTTAAAAGACATTTTTTTAGTACGAGTAGAACCACAAACCCACCTGATCCTGCTTCATATTTGAATGATGTTAGTTCTTGTATTACTTCTGCTGATAATGACATGTTGACTGCCATTCCTACTGCTGAAGAGGTAAGAAGGATTGTTTTTGATATGAAACCATGGACAACACCAGGTCCTGATGGTTTCCCACCTGGTTTTTACCAGTTGATGTGGGACACTGTTGGGCCTGATGTTGTTAATATGGTTAAAGCTTTTATTCATTCACATCATGTGCTTAAACAGTTGAATCATAACTTTACTGCTCTAATTCCAAAAAATAATAATCCTaaag CATTCATAGCAGGTAGACAAATACAAGATAATATAATAATTGCGCATGAAGTCACTCACTCTATGAAAAAAACTAAGGCCAAAGATGGTGGAATTGCTATAAAACTAGATATGTCCAAGGCTTTTGATAGGATAGAGTGGAAGTTTttgattgaaaatttgaaaaaacTTGGCTTCTCCGATGCTTGGTGTGAAATGATTGAAGAGTGTATCTCAACTGTCTCTACCTCCATTCTTCTTAATGGCGCTCCAG ATGACTgcttgattttcataaaagcaAGAAATAAAGATGCGAGAAACCTTGCAGCCATAATAGAGCAGTTTAGCAAATATTCTGGACAAGCAgtaaattttgataaatctgcTATTGCTTTTAGCGTTAAAGTGCCACCTAATGTGAAAATTGATTTGTCTAACATTTTGCAAATTAAAAGAATGTCCTTGCAGGAAAAATATCTCGGTGTTCCTCTTCTCTTGCAGAAACATAAAGCCGAATCTTTTACTCACTTGCTGGATAACTATAGGGGTAATTTAGCACCTTGGAAGTCTAAGTTCATAGCTGCTCCAGGTAAGACAGTCCTTACCCAAACTGTTCTAGGTAGTATGGCCAATCACCATTTATCTGTTTTCCCCATGCCAACTAGCATAACTGCAAAGATGGATTCAATTCAAATGAATTTTTGGTGGGGGAAACAGGAAAGTGGGGGAGGTATATATCCCAAGGGTTGGAATGACATTGCTCTTCCGAAAGTTCTAGGTGGTTTAAATATGAGGAAACTTAGACATCAGAGCCATACATATATGCATTGA
- the LOC113278845 gene encoding uncharacterized protein LOC113278845: protein MVEPTVLVHFDQVPGSRSRSSTAVFRYSIVGLNGSQIFQRRHWCSISCQIDDQILRHCPDDHIILRNLSVNPSHSFQVSVTTLDGDRNSSAYKWFIDTIPPTASITSETSYTNAMGVSIDITFSEACTKGGGFNCINASSCDVLINGPAEVNASTLNMVEHDIKYRIKVEFSATGVSGRVVVKMADMFCTDEAGNQFKRTNKSVLILHFDRRPVDMVLWTTIPSYKLKIGEVPRTVLATNKLEDLEFYLDFSSPVVNSTADILSVLHANFGSLVPIKTKGHGGRRFVFRLVNVTKTDIFTVKVQPSFIIRQSGTAASSVEPIAFLYDITRPSVRLTTKFPGVTTKEFNIQVVTEFSEPVFDFQASGIEVVGGSITRQI from the exons ATGG TTGAACCAACAGTTCTTGTTCATTTTGATCAAGTTCCCGGGTCTCGATCGAGGTCATCTACCGCTGTTTTTCGTTACTCCATTGTAGGACTAAACGGTTCTCAAATTTTCCAAAGAAGGCATTGGTGTTCCATCAGCTGCCAG ATTGATGATCAAATACTAAGGCATTGTCCAGATGATCATATAatattaaggaatttaagcgttaATCCCAGTCACAGTTTTCAAGTTAGTGTTACAACATTAGATGGAGATAGAAACTCATCAGCTTACAAATGGTTCATTG ATACAATACCACCCACTGCTTCCATTACTAGCGAGACGAGTTATACAAACGCTATGGGAGTATCTATTGACATTACATTCAGTGAAGCTTGCACAAAAGGAGGTGGTTTCAACTGTATAAACGCATCCAGCTGCGAT GTCTTAATTAATGGCCCTGCTGAAGTAAATGCGTCTACACTGAACATGGTCGAACATGATATCAAGTACAGAATTAAGGTAGAATTTTCGGCGACCGGTGTATCCGGACGTGTAGTAGTGAAGATGGCAGATATGTTTTGTACTGATGAAGCAGGCAATCAATTTAAAAGGACAAATAAATCCGTGCTAATTTTGCATTTCG ATAGAAGGCCGGTAGACATGGTTTTATGGACGACAATTCCGTCCTACAAATTGAAGATAGGCGAGGTTCCAAGAACTGTCCTTGCTACTAACAAATTGGAAGACTTGGAATTTTACTTGGACTTCAGCAGTCCCGTAGTTAACTCGACAGCTGATATCTTGAGTGTTTTACATGCAAATTTTGGTAGCTTGGTACCAATCAAAACTAAGGGTCATGGAGGTCGTCGATTTGTATTCAGA CTTGTAAATGTAACCAAGACTGATATCTTCACAGTAAAAGTCCAACCTTCTTTCATAATCAGACAGTCAGGCACAGCTGCCTCTTCCGTTGAACCGATTGCATTCTTGTATG ATATTACAAGACCAAGTGTGAGGCTGACTACCAAATTCCCAGGAGTAACCACCAAGGAATTCAACATCCAAGTGGTTACTGAGTTTTCAGAGCCAGTGTTCGATTTTCAGGCCTCTGGAATAGAGGTTGTAGGGGGCAGTATTACAAGGCAG ATTTGA